From Micropterus dolomieu isolate WLL.071019.BEF.003 ecotype Adirondacks linkage group LG21, ASM2129224v1, whole genome shotgun sequence:
CTGAGGGAGGTTCAGCTCTTCTTGTGCTTTGCGCAGCTCTTGTCTCCTCCACCAGCTGTGGGGAAAAAGCAGTGTTGACTGCCCGGCAAACCTCGAATGCCCGATCAGTGCTGGCCTTCTGCTGCTTAAGTGAGTTGTTTATAGCAATGTTAAGCTTGTGACCAAAACAACTTAACCACGGCCATTTTAATTGTCAGATGGCAACCACAATATTTGCCCCATTATCAGTAGTTACGCAggagatttttctttcttctatttTCCACTCAAGTATGGTACCCCGCAATGCCTCTTCCAGGTTGTCTGCTGTATATGCATAATGTGCGGTCACTGACATGTAAGGCATCATGTTGCAGTTGGACCACATGTCAGTTGTCAGGGCCAAATATTCCAAATCATCCAGCAATGCTGATATGTTTGCTCTGGTGTCGTTGGGACTTCGGGAGTGCGGTCTTCGAGAAGAATTTCCGACTTGGCAGCTCATACTGCTTATCAAATGTCTGCAGCATGGCCTTAAATGCACTCTTCTCTACAGTACAGTCTAGTATCTTACAATGTCACGCTTGTACTTTTGGCAAAAGCCCCAGTTATAGTTGGTTGGTAGCTAGCTGTTCTGCTTTGGCCAGTTGCGCAAGATGGCAATGTACCGTATTCTGCAGGATGGTACACACGCAGATGGTCATGCAAATTTGTCGTCTGTCCATCTTTTGCATGGATTACCTGAACACAAATCCTGCAAACCACCTCAGATGTGTCTCTTGGctgactcataaaacatcctcagaaaatagagactgctttggcccttcctgtagagggcttgagtgttcttggcccagtccagtttattgtcaatgtgtaatcagaatcagaaggggctttattgtcaagtagtgttttacacatatgaggaatttgctgtggtgataaggtgctacacgtagacaaacatacagtcgacataaataaatgtagaaatatataacctgacaacataaaaatataacaacaaagatcaacaatcaacaacaaatatgcaacgtgccaggtctgagcccgacacgagatgaaaccgtatttacatgtgcagagacatttgtatcgtttgcaaggggtgagtgtcagtgggggacccgggccttgttaatgaggctagctgcagacaggaaaaaactgtttttgtggcgagaggttttggtcctgatggacggcagcctcctgccagaggggagagtctgaaacagtttgtgtccagggtgggaggagtcagctgcaatctttcctgcacgcctcagaaTCcgcgaggagtacaggtccagaagagaaggaagattgcagtcATCtcctctgcagagcgaatgatgcgctgcagcctgcccttgtccctggcagtggcagcagcgtaccagatggtgatggaggaggtgaggatggactcaatgatggcggtgtagaagtgcaccatcattgtctttggtaggctgaacttcttcagctgctgcaggaagtacatcctctgctgggccttcttgatgatggaggtgatgttcagttcccacttgaggtcctgggagatgatggtgcccaggaagcggaaggagtccacagtggtgactggggagtcattcaggatgatgggggagggtggggctgtgctctttctaaaatctacgaacatctccactgtcttctgagcgttgagctccagactgttctggctgcaccaggtcaccagatggtagatctcccacctgagatgagcccaatgagggtggtgtcatccgcaaacttcaggagcttgacggactggtgactggaggtgcagctgttggtgtacagggagaagagaaggggggaaagaacgcagccttgagcgGATCTGGTGCACTCTATGTATACCAGTTAATCCTGGACTGGATGGTGAGGACATGATGATcggaaataatttaaaatgtatttgtacatttttctaGGCTAAGAGAAAGAAACCAAGTGCACCTGAGAAACctgccaaaaaaacaaagagcGGAGAGAGTTCCAAGCCAGGTGGCTCCTCTAAGGGCAGCAGCAATAGCGACGACAACATGTTCCAGGTTGGTATCACAGGTGTACTGTACTTTCAGCTGTTGAGATAGAAACATTTATACTCTCTAGGAATTGCACCCAGTTTTGACCCATTTCATCCATTGTGTACTTGttagttattttttaattcaaCAGATATGAATGAAGGTGCATTACTTCAGCAGACTATCAGatcaaaaaagcttttaattcggttgtaataaaaatatataaaatgttagaaatataatgttaaaaatatctTTTGTTAAAAGCTTCAATGTTGAACCCTCATTCTTGTGTGGAGTTAGGTATTGTTGAGTATTGATTGGATGGCATTGTAAAGGACAAATGTATTTATCCCAAAAATATTTTGTGGAGCAATGTCCAGTTGATAGTTTGCTTCTTACAGATTGGAAAGATGAGATATGTCAGCGTCAGGGACTTTAAAGGTAAAGTCCTGATTGACATCAGAGAGTACTGGATGAACCAAGATGGTGAGATGAAGCCGGGGAAAAAAGGTAATCACATCAGTAAGCCCTGCATATGCTATAGATGCTGTATGTTTTAATACCTTTCAATGATATACATCCAGTACATATTTATCTTATCAGACGTTTGATGTTTGCAGTTGTGGTGTAAGACACAGCTTAAAGCtctgttttaaatgtcttgtaGGTATCTCCCTGAATCCTGAACAATGGAACCAACTAAAGGACCAGATTTCAGAAATTGATGACGCGATTAAGAGAATATAAGCATTCCTTTCAGTGTTATCTGTTGAACTAAGTGAACATGTTGGCTAATCATTTTTGTAAAAAGTCTGGGATTGTTTTCTAATGGACTTTATTTTGTAGTTGTATAGATCTAGTGTCGTCTGTATACTCtggttttctgtgtgtttttgagctGTTGTAGTAAAGGTATAGGTGGAGGAGGTGGTTGATTGGTGGGTAGAGTGCATCAATACAATTTTTGTATTGAATAATAAACATGGGGCACTAGCTTAATGTCATTGTTCAGTCAATGTGTAAGTACATGTTCACAGACTTTCAAGTAAATATAAATCATAAGACTTTGTTTATCGGACCTTTGTAATACGTAGCACCCAGTATCAGTGCTCTTTATTTCCGAAAGCCAAGCCCAGTCTGTCATGTTGTACCTGTAGGTGACTAGATTCATGGGGAACCATGGGTTaggttttgaaaataaatactattaCACAAACTGGTATATTAAATGATTGAAAGCATTGTATTAGACTTGCATTACCTTAACAATGTCTGCTGCAATTACTTTTCCAGCACTGAGTATATTTTGTACTTCCATAGGGAATGTATGCTTCagtaaaaaaggcaaaaaacttaaaacaaatgcagcaaAGTTTGAGGGAGCTACTGACTTCTACATCTGCACAAAATACCATctcatggtaaaaaaaaaaaaaaaagccaaagattttgctttatgaTATACATCTGGTTCGGTTTGTTAGGGTCATTCAAGCCAGATttttcacaataaataaataaggtgtTGGTTCAGGTACAGGCAATACAAAATACAATCCAGGTATTCACATTACAAACTAAACCTACAAGAAATGTTGCACATGTGCGTTTTTTTTATGGGCTATCTTGGCGCCTAGTTAGATGACATGTTGCAGCAATAGTTGAACCAGGGTTTTCCTGGACAACCCTGGGTCTTATTCTGGACCCCTCTGTGTTTGCACCCCCTGGCAACAGACTGTCCAATTCCACTCAACTACCCGATTGTCTCAGTTTGTTGCAGCACTCAACTTTGACTTTGAAACACTGACCTGACACATCAAGCAAGATCACATCAATTACCAACAGGGATGTGCATATCGCACATCCCTATTGGTAATTGATGTGATCTTGCTTGATGTGTCAGGTCAGTGTTTCAAAGTATATTGTCTATGATATTATCTTCGTTGTTGTTTTAGTGATATGCGCACAGACAATTACAAGTCTTTTAGTAATTTCAAGTTGCAAAAACACTAGTACAAATACCATGTCAGCGTCGTCGGGTTGAATCGCTTGAAAATGGATCAGCCTCACTCGCGTGGAGCTGATTGTTGCTTTTAAAGACCACAAACTAACCACCGCACAGAATATCAAAAATGAAACGCTTCGGGAGTCCACAGAaccagcacaaaaacacactcatgTTCAAACACTGCTACACTGATgatcagggctggactgggacaaaacaatgggccctggcatttttggcccaggctaCCACCCCTAACCAGTACCTCATCCATACATTTAAGGGCTCACATTAGGGGTATGACAcaacattgcacaagattggggccatgacaacaagatgAGTATATTTTAATTGGCCTACTatttagagagaaaaaaaaagttgatcGGGGGGTCTGGAAGATCTTCCCttagaagattttgagcattaaacacttaatttcctgcattctagggACATTTACTGGATACATTTTCTCCACCAGGGAAGCACagaattcaggtggcaggtaacaattcagaatataaaaatataatagaatatgagagcttattattgtttttatcttaagttactttttttggacaactcAGTTTtctttctatatttacattgcattgcaggcttattgtgcaaataaacctttttcatagcacgcttcacctccactctcctcgcCATAGACTGGCAGTGGCCACAGCTCttctttactccttcaagtgcctgctCTACGTCAGGTACTGCAGCTGacgttgaagctactgcagccccggtAGCAAACATATCTGCTTTTCGCGCATTTGGCGGCAGCCGGGGGGGCATAATGAAGAAACAGAGaacagagggggtgggggctagtaagagatgtgattcggtggcccagtgtcagtatagaaaaaaTTTCCCAATGGGCCGCTCATTgccccattttttaaaaacatttgcgTTTagccggtatgccagattaccagtccagccctgctgATGATGACAGAATCAAAGCCTTTCACTCTTTCTTCACCAGCTGGCAACCAACACACAGGAGCTCTGCTTTattcttgagaagctgcagtctttattcaccagccactgaaaactacattgTACATTACTGCTAAACTAAAGTTGCACTCAGACTAGGCcaggggttggcaaataagtctggcatcgggccaaattctTTTCAAGCCATTATAgggcgggccagaacaaagtctaATTATGTTTTTTACTGTGCAtgattagctcagttggtactgTGCGGGACTCCCATTAGGAAGGTTGAAAGATCGATACCAAATAACTGCATATATCTTTTCCCCATGTTacttgattataaggacacttttgcacatgctcataATAAAGCATTTGCTGCAGGGTGTGTGCGTCCCGGcatttgatccgcattcataaacctatggacgcttattttcatttccctgcgGAAATTCAGTGGGATCCAATCATACAGGGTGCGAACTAGGGGGGAACCTAATAAGACATCAACTCCTCTAAAAGCattatttg
This genomic window contains:
- the LOC123960800 gene encoding activated RNA polymerase II transcriptional coactivator p15-like, whose protein sequence is MPKSKEVLSSTSGSDSDSEVETKAKRKKPSAPEKPAKKTKSGESSKPGGSSKGSSNSDDNMFQIGKMRYVSVRDFKGKVLIDIREYWMNQDGEMKPGKKGISLNPEQWNQLKDQISEIDDAIKRI